In the candidate division KSB1 bacterium genome, AACGCAATTTGTTGACAATAGAATTAAAACCAAAGAAATTAACTCAGCGAAGGCTTTTCGCCAATACAGGGATAAAATTAAAAACCAACATTTGGAGTTCTACAACACAAAACACCATAAATTATCGCCTATTGCAAAAAATGTAGCCCTAGCGCAAATTCAATGCCGATGGGGCAATAAGCTTTTTGACTACCTGACCGTGCATTTATTCTACAACGATAAGGAAATGAAACCTGATTTTGAAGAGGGGTACCACGATTTCATTGATACGATTAACCTGAATGATGAATCTCTATTAGCCTACGACAAATACATCGAATATTTGGATAATTATCTCGACCACCAATTAAAATTGAGATTCAAATATAATGGTCTAAAATACAATCATAGCAATAATTATGATGATTATTTCAAGTACCGCACTCTCTATGAATTGGCAAATGAACATTTGAAAGGAAAACTAAAATCCTCAATGCAATCCTACTATCTGGTAACCGCTATTGAACGAGGCCGTTTTGACACAATTAAAAATCAGTTTGAAGACTTTAAGGCTAGTGGTGAAGACGAATCTTTTATAGAAGCGGTTTTACTGGCATACGACAAAACTTCTTTAGTTAAAGAAGGTAAGCCTGCCCCTGATTTTACCCTTGTCTCATATGAAAATAAACGTATCTCGTTATCAGACTTTAAGGAGAATGTCGTCTATCTCGATTTTTGGGCAAGCTGGTGTAAGCCGTGCATTGAATTGATCCCCGATTCAAAAAAGTTAAAAGAAATTTTCAAAGATGCCCCGGTCGTATTTTTAAATGTATCTATTGATAAAAATGAAAACAGCTGGCGTAAAATGATCGAAAAAGAAAAAATTACCGGAGTCAATTTAATTACTTCCGGTCTGTCGTCCCAAATGACAAGCCAATATGGTGTACGGGCATTGCCACGCTACTTTTTAATTGATAAAAACGGGATCATAATAGATAATGATGCAAAAAAGCCGAACGAAAAAGAACTCATTAATGAGGTAAGGCAATTATTGAATTAGCGCCTAACTTAACCTGAGCTTCGAAAACAATTTCCTGAACAAGCAAAGCTTAGTAAGGAACGATTCATCAGATCGTAATTCAATCGAAGGAGATAAAAATGAAAAGTAAAATAGCCGCTTCACTGATTATATTTTTAATCGTCACCACCGCGGGGTTTGCTCAGCCGCAAATCTCAAAACAAAACCTGCCGGGAAACATTTCCGCTGAAATCAAAACGAAAATAGCAGCACTATATTCTGCCGATCCTGCTGCGAGAGCAACCGCTGCTTATGAGCTCGGCGAACTAACGCCTGATTCCAATCCGGCAATTCCCTTTTTGGTCAAGATGCTGGGCGACGATGTCCTGATCGACCCCCTGCCTTATCATGAACCGAATTGGTGGTCTTCGCAATATGAGGTTATTTTAAAAACGTCCCCGGGCCGGGAGGCCGCAAAGGCTTTGGTGATTATCGGCGAACCTGCGGTCGAGCCATTGATTGCTGCCTTGAAAGATGCCCACTGGAAAATTCGCAAAGGGGCCGCGAGAATCTTTGGGGAGATTGAAGATTACCGGGCGCTCGGAGCCGTCATCACCACATTAAAAGATAAAAATTGGCAGGTACGTGCGCAAGCAGCAAAGACTTTGAGCCAGTACGAGGATTTCCAGGCCGTATCTTCTTTGGTTGCGGCGTTAAAAGATGTACAATGGCAGGTTCGCAAAGAATCAGTTCATGCCCTGGGACATATTAAAGATCCGGCCTCGATTAAGCCGGTCATCGCTTTGCTCAAAGATAACACCTGGCAAGTGCGTAAAGAGACGGTTGAGGCTTTAGGTGAAATTGAGGATACCCAGACAATCAGTTCCCTGGCTGCTGCCGCGGATGATAACACCTGGCAAG is a window encoding:
- a CDS encoding TlpA family protein disulfide reductase; protein product: LTILSVLIWHCSENVGTNQIDGQTILTGKIENMASQTVKMILDKNIRGFKNDEYITRIDANGEFEFNLQLNNWRMGKIFLADQSAYIFLEPKDSIHIFVDETDFESSLKFFGKGAENCKYFNMSYSTFESRTQFVDNRIKTKEINSAKAFRQYRDKIKNQHLEFYNTKHHKLSPIAKNVALAQIQCRWGNKLFDYLTVHLFYNDKEMKPDFEEGYHDFIDTINLNDESLLAYDKYIEYLDNYLDHQLKLRFKYNGLKYNHSNNYDDYFKYRTLYELANEHLKGKLKSSMQSYYLVTAIERGRFDTIKNQFEDFKASGEDESFIEAVLLAYDKTSLVKEGKPAPDFTLVSYENKRISLSDFKENVVYLDFWASWCKPCIELIPDSKKLKEIFKDAPVVFLNVSIDKNENSWRKMIEKEKITGVNLITSGLSSQMTSQYGVRALPRYFLIDKNGIIIDNDAKKPNEKELINEVRQLLN